Proteins found in one uncultured Desulfuromonas sp. genomic segment:
- the trxB gene encoding thioredoxin-disulfide reductase encodes MSETIYDVVIIGGGPAGLTAGLYCSRARLNTLLIEKMILGGQVMITTDVENYPGFPGGITGPELMERFQTHCQEFGLQVTTGEVSTIVDEGKIKRIKTVDGDLLARAVIIATGASPRKLGIPGEKEMIGRGVSYCATCDGAFYRNVPVAINGGGDTAVEEAMFLSRFASKVYLIHRRDQLRAVEVLQERLKANDKIEVLWNKTVQEAHGDNTGLTHLTLEDTQSGEHSTLETTGLFVAIGVTPITHFLEGVVDLNDDGYVITDTQCQTSVEGIYAAGDVRSGVLKQIATAVGDGATAAWVVEKFLSENN; translated from the coding sequence ATGTCGGAAACCATATACGATGTTGTGATCATAGGTGGTGGCCCTGCCGGATTGACGGCGGGACTCTACTGCTCCCGTGCCCGTCTCAACACCCTGTTGATTGAAAAAATGATTCTCGGCGGCCAGGTGATGATCACCACCGATGTTGAAAATTATCCCGGCTTTCCCGGCGGCATCACCGGACCGGAACTGATGGAGCGCTTTCAAACCCACTGCCAGGAGTTCGGCCTTCAGGTTACCACCGGTGAAGTGAGCACCATTGTCGATGAGGGCAAGATCAAACGGATCAAGACTGTTGATGGCGACCTGCTGGCCCGCGCTGTGATCATTGCCACCGGCGCATCGCCGCGCAAACTGGGCATCCCCGGCGAAAAGGAGATGATCGGCCGCGGCGTCTCCTACTGCGCCACCTGCGACGGGGCCTTTTACCGCAATGTTCCTGTTGCCATCAACGGCGGTGGCGATACTGCGGTGGAAGAGGCCATGTTTCTCAGTCGCTTCGCCAGCAAGGTCTACCTGATCCACCGTCGTGACCAGCTGCGTGCCGTCGAAGTCCTTCAGGAACGGCTCAAGGCTAACGACAAGATCGAGGTTTTGTGGAACAAGACGGTTCAGGAAGCGCATGGCGACAACACCGGCCTGACCCATCTGACCCTTGAAGATACCCAGAGTGGCGAACACAGCACGTTGGAAACCACCGGCCTGTTCGTTGCTATCGGAGTGACCCCGATCACCCACTTCCTTGAAGGGGTCGTTGATCTCAACGACGACGGCTATGTCATCACCGACACCCAGTGCCAGACCTCGGTCGAAGGCATCTATGCTGCCGGCGATGTACGCTCCGGTGTTCTCAAACAGATCGCCACAGCCGTGGGCGACGGTGCAACCGCCGCCTGGGTGGTTGAAAAATTCCTGTCGGAAAACAACTAA
- a CDS encoding YifB family Mg chelatase-like AAA ATPase, giving the protein MANILSGALIGIDAYPVEVEVDVAQGLPQFSTVGLPEGAVKESKDRVKSAIKNSGYDFPVRRITVNLAPADIRKDAASLDLPMALGILAATGIVGEKARRYLYMGELSLDGRIKAVRGTLAVAAAAKDWNLDGLILPQDNAAEGAAVQGLPVYPVENLAQVVMFLNDETALCAFSEPSPPITASLCHEENFSEVCGQQHAKRALEVAAAGGHNMLMVGPPGSGKTMLARRVPTILPQLDFNEALETTKIHSVSGLLGQHEALIRQRPFRAPHHTISDAGLIGGGSIPRPGEVSLSHNGVLFLDELPEFRKNVLEMLRQPLEDGQVVISRAALSLTYPADFMLVAAMNPCQCGFLGDSHHACHCTPQQLQRYRMRLSGPLLDRIDLHIEVPRVHHQDLIDNQSGESSETIRRRVELARQVQRERFHKHQLFTNAQMQSRHIRTFCALNSEGEQLLAQVTQRLGLSARSYGRILKVARTIADLSGEQNILQPHLAEAIQYRSLDRPQRH; this is encoded by the coding sequence TTGGCAAATATTTTATCGGGAGCCCTGATCGGGATTGATGCCTATCCAGTGGAAGTTGAGGTGGATGTCGCCCAGGGGCTGCCACAGTTCTCTACCGTCGGACTGCCGGAAGGTGCGGTCAAAGAGAGCAAGGATCGCGTCAAATCGGCGATCAAAAACAGTGGCTACGATTTTCCTGTGCGGCGCATCACCGTCAACCTGGCCCCGGCCGATATCCGCAAAGATGCCGCTTCCCTCGATCTACCCATGGCTCTGGGTATCCTTGCCGCCACCGGCATTGTCGGCGAAAAAGCCCGCCGCTATCTGTATATGGGCGAACTCTCTCTCGATGGTCGCATTAAAGCGGTGCGCGGCACGCTGGCGGTGGCGGCTGCGGCTAAAGACTGGAACCTCGACGGACTGATCCTGCCTCAGGACAATGCGGCCGAAGGTGCAGCCGTTCAGGGGTTGCCGGTTTACCCCGTGGAAAACCTCGCCCAGGTGGTGATGTTTCTTAATGACGAAACAGCCCTCTGCGCCTTTTCGGAACCATCACCGCCCATCACCGCAAGCCTCTGCCACGAAGAAAACTTCAGCGAAGTGTGTGGCCAGCAACATGCCAAACGTGCGCTGGAGGTCGCTGCAGCCGGCGGGCACAACATGCTGATGGTTGGTCCGCCAGGCAGCGGCAAGACCATGCTGGCCAGACGCGTTCCAACGATATTACCGCAACTCGATTTCAATGAGGCGCTGGAAACCACTAAAATTCATTCTGTCTCCGGCCTGCTTGGCCAGCATGAGGCGCTGATCCGCCAGCGACCCTTTCGCGCTCCCCATCACACGATTTCCGATGCCGGACTGATTGGCGGCGGCAGTATTCCACGCCCCGGCGAAGTGAGCCTATCGCACAACGGCGTGTTGTTTCTTGATGAGCTGCCTGAATTTCGCAAAAACGTGTTGGAGATGTTACGCCAACCCCTTGAGGATGGCCAAGTGGTGATCAGCCGTGCCGCGTTGAGTCTCACTTATCCGGCCGACTTCATGCTGGTTGCCGCCATGAACCCCTGCCAGTGCGGCTTTCTCGGTGACAGCCATCATGCCTGCCACTGCACACCGCAACAGCTGCAGCGCTACCGCATGCGCTTATCCGGGCCACTTCTAGACCGCATCGATTTACACATTGAAGTGCCGCGCGTCCATCATCAGGACCTGATCGACAACCAGAGCGGCGAATCGAGCGAAACCATCCGCCGCCGGGTTGAACTCGCCCGTCAGGTGCAACGCGAACGGTTCCACAAACATCAGCTCTTCACCAACGCCCAAATGCAGTCGCGACACATTCGCACCTTTTGCGCCCTCAACAGCGAAGGCGAACAACTCCTCGCCCAGGTCACTCAGCGCCTCGGCCTGTCAGCACGCAGCTATGGCCGCATTCTCAAAGTCGCCCGCACCATTGCCGATCTGAGTGGCGAACAAAACATTCTTCAACCCCACCTGGCCGAAGCGATCCAATACCGATCTCTGGACCGACCTCAACGGCATTAA
- a CDS encoding carbon-nitrogen family hydrolase, whose product MKHDVTAAAVQFNISLGEIDRNLATVSEGLRRVAAQGAQLAVLPEMWSTGYDYRHLPELAEQTPRVLIALQSLSLELKLVIVGSLPEKEGNALYNTLYVIDQGKQVGHYRKLHLFSSMGEDRFLAAGHNSLVVPTSAGRLGLAICYDLRFPELFRKLALEGAEILCIPAEWPKPRQEHWRTLLRARAIENQMFVVATNCCGLQGKLDFFGMSMLISARGDILQEADEHNTELLATFCHEEMVKYRSQIPCFKDRRPEVYGTLP is encoded by the coding sequence ATGAAACACGATGTCACCGCCGCCGCAGTACAATTTAATATCTCTCTCGGCGAAATCGACCGCAATCTGGCCACCGTCAGTGAAGGGTTACGCCGTGTTGCCGCTCAAGGCGCACAGCTTGCCGTGCTCCCCGAGATGTGGAGCACCGGATACGATTATCGCCACCTCCCTGAACTTGCTGAGCAGACGCCGCGCGTCCTGATTGCCCTGCAGTCCCTGTCTCTGGAACTCAAGCTGGTGATCGTCGGCAGCCTCCCCGAAAAAGAGGGCAACGCGTTGTACAACACGCTGTATGTCATTGATCAGGGTAAACAGGTTGGACACTACCGTAAGCTGCACCTGTTCTCGAGCATGGGCGAAGATCGCTTTCTGGCCGCGGGACATAACAGTCTGGTTGTTCCGACATCTGCCGGGCGACTTGGTCTGGCCATCTGTTACGACCTGCGTTTTCCGGAACTGTTTCGCAAACTGGCTCTCGAAGGTGCCGAAATCCTCTGCATCCCCGCTGAATGGCCCAAGCCGCGCCAGGAACACTGGCGTACGCTGTTGCGGGCCCGCGCCATTGAAAACCAGATGTTTGTCGTTGCCACCAATTGCTGCGGACTTCAAGGGAAATTGGATTTTTTCGGCATGAGCATGCTGATTTCAGCACGTGGCGATATCCTGCAGGAAGCGGATGAGCACAACACCGAACTTCTTGCCACCTTCTGCCATGAAGAGATGGTCAAGTATCGCAGCCAGATCCCGTGCTTTAAGGACCGCCGCCCGGAAGTTTACGGCACCTTGCCCTAA
- a CDS encoding IS4 family transposase codes for MAHCSTVLSQIVRIFPRHEFQALANKHHAGQKFRSFSRWSQFVALLTAQLSGRDSLRDIVENMSAQASKLYHLGVKPFSRATLSRANEQQPHKMYEALFLRLLNRCQSLAPRNKAFKLKGKIYLLDASLVDLTLSLFPWAQYRKSKGAAKLHIGLDADGYLPAFVNMTAGKEHEINIARELKWPKGSYIVFDRGYTDYSWYQELTEDGVFFVTRLKTNAVTTPGPLRRGRKSPGVLRDQQIKLKGVDGTYRKVRYLDEETDITYEFLTNELDLPAATVAQLYKERWQIELFFKWIKQNLRVKSFLGTSYNAVMTQLWIALCAYLVLAFLKFQSKLRHSMQQILRLLQLNLFERRDFMGSFKPPELKNTIDNNQLALI; via the coding sequence ATGGCGCATTGTAGCACTGTTCTTTCGCAAATAGTACGAATTTTCCCGAGACATGAATTTCAGGCCCTGGCCAACAAACATCATGCCGGACAGAAATTCCGCTCGTTTTCCCGCTGGTCACAGTTTGTTGCTCTGCTGACAGCACAACTGAGCGGTCGTGATAGCTTGCGGGATATTGTTGAAAATATGTCGGCTCAAGCCAGCAAGCTTTATCATCTCGGAGTTAAGCCGTTCAGTCGGGCAACGCTGAGTCGAGCCAATGAGCAACAGCCTCACAAAATGTACGAAGCGCTGTTTCTTCGGCTGCTGAACCGCTGCCAGTCGCTGGCTCCGCGAAACAAAGCGTTCAAGCTCAAGGGCAAGATCTACCTGCTCGATGCCTCGCTGGTGGATCTGACTCTATCGTTGTTTCCCTGGGCCCAGTACCGTAAAAGCAAAGGGGCTGCGAAGCTGCATATCGGCTTGGATGCCGACGGTTACCTACCCGCTTTCGTCAATATGACAGCAGGCAAGGAACATGAAATCAACATCGCCCGAGAACTCAAATGGCCCAAAGGCTCTTACATTGTGTTCGACCGGGGTTATACCGATTATTCCTGGTATCAGGAATTGACCGAAGACGGTGTCTTCTTTGTCACGCGCCTGAAAACTAATGCGGTGACGACTCCCGGCCCACTGCGCAGGGGCCGCAAAAGCCCTGGCGTGTTGCGTGACCAGCAGATCAAGCTCAAAGGAGTTGATGGCACCTATCGCAAGGTTCGTTACCTGGACGAGGAGACCGACATTACCTATGAGTTTCTGACCAATGAACTGGACCTCCCGGCGGCAACGGTCGCCCAGTTATACAAAGAACGCTGGCAGATTGAGCTGTTCTTCAAATGGATCAAGCAGAATCTGCGCGTTAAGAGCTTTCTGGGCACCTCTTACAATGCGGTGATGACCCAGCTGTGGATTGCCTTATGCGCCTATCTGGTGCTGGCATTTCTGAAGTTTCAGTCAAAACTTCGGCATTCCATGCAGCAGATATTGCGGTTATTACAGCTAAATTTGTTTGAGAGACGCGATTTTATGGGGTCGTTCAAGCCACCAGAGCTAAAAAACACTATAGACAACAATCAGTTAGCCCTTATTTGA